One stretch of Micromonospora echinospora DNA includes these proteins:
- a CDS encoding ABC transporter ATP-binding protein: MMAPIIEADGLGIRFVRNRRRQLRLRELIVHRGARDPDAGRFWPLRDLSFRVEPGETVGVVGRNGTGKSTLLRLIAGVLIPDEGSIRVHGRVAPLLELSAGFSGDLTGRENLYLVGGLHGLSSAYLREHFDEIVSFAGEQVERAIDTSVRHYSSGMKVRLGFAVIAHLPHPVLLVDEVTAVGDAEFRAKCYATIERLLAEGRTLVLVSHNDKDLTRFCRRGLYLDAGRLIVDGTIDEALAAYADAAKR; the protein is encoded by the coding sequence CTGATGGCCCCGATCATCGAGGCGGACGGGCTCGGCATCCGGTTCGTCCGCAACCGGCGCCGTCAGCTGCGGCTGCGGGAGCTGATCGTGCACCGGGGCGCCCGCGACCCGGACGCCGGCCGGTTCTGGCCGTTGCGCGACCTGTCGTTCCGGGTCGAGCCGGGCGAGACGGTGGGCGTGGTGGGGCGCAACGGCACCGGCAAGAGCACGCTGCTGCGGCTGATCGCCGGCGTGCTCATCCCGGACGAGGGCTCGATCCGGGTGCACGGCCGGGTGGCGCCGCTGCTCGAACTGTCCGCCGGGTTCTCCGGTGACCTGACCGGCCGGGAGAACCTGTACCTGGTGGGTGGGCTGCACGGACTGTCGTCGGCGTACCTACGGGAACACTTCGACGAGATCGTCTCGTTCGCCGGTGAGCAGGTGGAACGCGCCATCGACACGTCGGTGCGGCACTACTCGTCGGGGATGAAGGTGCGGCTGGGCTTCGCGGTGATCGCGCACCTGCCGCACCCGGTGCTGCTTGTGGACGAGGTGACAGCGGTCGGGGACGCGGAGTTCCGCGCGAAGTGCTATGCGACCATCGAGCGACTTCTCGCGGAAGGGCGCACGCTGGTGCTGGTGTCACACAACGACAAGGACCTCACTCGGTTCTGCCGTCGGGGGCTCTACCTCGACGCCGGACGGCTGATCGTCGACGGGACGATCGACGAGGCGCTGGCGGCCTACGCCGACGCGGCGAAGCGGTGA
- a CDS encoding ABC transporter permease, which produces MTSGVAALWSARTSLRILVRRDLAVKYQQSVLGYFWSLIEPLGMGLIYWFVFGVLYSGATRRHLGEAAGSYPLFLITGIFAWMWASSALTEAANALTGQSRLITTMNLPRPIFPIGRVTGRFAEYLAGLPILVAVAAIYASQGRIRPGWSLLALPLAVAVQFVLLVGLALLLSAGNVLMRDIERTMRLIIRLLFYATPIIYPLDLVRESGMPGWLKIGYELNPLVGIFQLHHAVWYPDEFPDARLLIITVSGSVAVLALGWWAFHRLEPAVLKEL; this is translated from the coding sequence GTGACGTCAGGCGTCGCGGCGCTCTGGTCCGCCCGCACCTCGCTGCGCATCCTGGTCCGGCGGGATCTCGCGGTGAAGTACCAGCAGTCGGTGCTGGGCTACTTCTGGTCGCTGATCGAGCCGCTCGGCATGGGCCTGATCTACTGGTTCGTCTTCGGCGTGCTCTACTCCGGCGCGACCCGGCGGCACCTGGGCGAGGCGGCCGGCTCGTACCCGCTGTTCCTGATCACCGGGATCTTCGCCTGGATGTGGGCGAGTTCGGCGCTGACCGAGGCGGCGAACGCGCTGACCGGGCAGTCCCGGCTGATCACCACGATGAACCTGCCCCGGCCGATCTTCCCGATCGGGCGGGTCACCGGTCGCTTCGCCGAGTACCTGGCCGGGCTGCCGATCCTGGTCGCCGTGGCGGCGATCTACGCGAGCCAGGGGAGGATCCGGCCCGGGTGGAGCCTGCTCGCCCTGCCGCTCGCGGTGGCGGTGCAGTTCGTGCTGCTGGTGGGCCTGGCGCTGCTGCTGTCGGCGGGCAACGTGCTGATGCGCGACATCGAGCGCACCATGCGGTTGATCATCCGGCTGTTGTTCTACGCCACGCCGATCATCTATCCGCTCGACCTGGTCCGGGAGTCGGGCATGCCGGGCTGGCTCAAGATCGGGTACGAGCTGAACCCGCTGGTCGGGATCTTCCAGCTGCACCACGCGGTCTGGTACCCGGACGAGTTCCCGGACGCCCGGCTGCTCATCATCACGGTGTCCGGCAGCGTGGCGGTGCTGGCGCTCGGCTGGTGGGCGTTCCACCGCCTCGAACCGGCAGTGCTGAAGGAACTCTGA
- a CDS encoding DUF397 domain-containing protein: MELTGAIWRKSTRSSGNSGDCVEVADNLPGVVGVRDSKDRPGPALTFTPSSWAAFVAYAKRG; the protein is encoded by the coding sequence ATGGAGTTGACCGGCGCGATCTGGCGCAAGAGCACCCGCAGCAGCGGCAACTCCGGCGACTGTGTCGAGGTGGCGGACAATCTGCCCGGCGTGGTGGGGGTGCGGGACAGCAAGGACCGGCCGGGGCCGGCGCTGACGTTCACGCCGTCGAGCTGGGCGGCGTTCGTCGCGTACGCCAAGCGGGGTTAG
- a CDS encoding DUF5941 domain-containing protein, which translates to MTLAIVLAADPAAGHPTEPGRAAGESLTERLAAQWRRAGADDVRIAADLTELADLVAAATGPVLVSGADLVAHTAVLRHLATSPVGPTVALVLTDPPAPGQATVREERGQVVEVDADDASGVFGGALRVGAADLPALADAARRAADGGPLGAVDRLVADLAARGTLIFAQRVRLLVAHRVGDETQRVAAEAAVAAVDEDRAELKLSVKERDDFFTTFFVSTWSPYVTKAAARIGIGPTGVTMVSVAFAVAAAVLFGAGGRPALVAGAVLLYLGFVLDCVDGQLARYTRHFSAWGGWLDTMADRFKEYVVYAGLGFGATHAGFRYGWALALAAMTLQTVRHMTDTWYGALHDEAARRPKVVTADAGGIGGKLNAASTRVQADTGSVSYWLKRTVVFPIGERWALIAIAAALFGQLVALVAVLVWGALAFAYTGGLRTLRARWMRVPVMATVDAALHRDDGVLARTLPTTRRPLLLAVLGALGSAGTLVWALLAVHGGGDLPVFVPVLALVLLLGAAQASRAPHDGSLDWLVPAALRAAEYLFAIAVGVAGRAPAWLIFGYVLVLTLHHYDLTARLEKRQSAPPLHAATLGWPGRSLLLAIGLIAGYASIALATLGAYLLVVFVASVVLAWVVLPARAHGGVRSPG; encoded by the coding sequence GTGACGCTCGCGATCGTGCTCGCGGCCGACCCGGCGGCGGGCCACCCCACCGAACCCGGCCGAGCCGCCGGGGAATCGCTCACCGAGCGCCTGGCGGCGCAGTGGCGTCGGGCCGGGGCGGACGACGTGCGTATCGCCGCCGACCTGACCGAGCTGGCCGACCTGGTGGCCGCCGCGACCGGCCCGGTGCTGGTGAGCGGCGCGGACCTGGTGGCGCACACGGCCGTACTCAGGCATCTCGCGACCAGCCCGGTCGGGCCGACGGTGGCGCTGGTGCTCACCGATCCACCCGCTCCCGGGCAGGCGACGGTGCGCGAGGAACGCGGGCAGGTGGTCGAGGTCGACGCCGACGACGCGAGCGGCGTGTTCGGCGGCGCGCTGCGGGTGGGCGCGGCCGACCTTCCGGCGCTCGCCGACGCCGCCCGCCGCGCCGCAGACGGCGGGCCGCTGGGCGCGGTGGACCGGCTCGTGGCCGACCTCGCCGCGCGGGGCACGCTGATCTTCGCCCAGAGGGTACGTCTGCTCGTGGCGCACCGGGTCGGCGACGAGACGCAGCGGGTGGCGGCCGAGGCGGCGGTGGCCGCCGTCGACGAGGACCGCGCCGAGTTGAAGCTGTCGGTGAAGGAGCGGGACGACTTCTTCACCACGTTCTTCGTCAGTACCTGGTCCCCGTACGTCACGAAGGCGGCGGCGCGGATCGGGATCGGGCCGACCGGGGTCACCATGGTCTCGGTGGCGTTCGCGGTGGCCGCGGCGGTGCTGTTCGGCGCCGGGGGACGGCCCGCGCTGGTGGCCGGGGCGGTTCTGCTCTACCTGGGGTTCGTGCTGGACTGCGTGGACGGGCAGCTCGCCCGCTACACCCGGCACTTCAGCGCCTGGGGCGGCTGGCTGGACACGATGGCCGACCGGTTCAAGGAGTACGTGGTCTACGCCGGTCTCGGTTTCGGGGCCACGCACGCCGGGTTCCGGTACGGCTGGGCGCTGGCGCTGGCAGCGATGACGTTGCAGACCGTGCGGCACATGACCGACACCTGGTACGGGGCGCTGCACGACGAGGCGGCCCGGCGGCCGAAGGTGGTGACCGCTGACGCGGGCGGCATCGGCGGAAAGCTGAACGCCGCGTCGACGCGGGTGCAGGCGGACACCGGCTCGGTGTCGTACTGGCTGAAGCGCACAGTGGTGTTCCCGATCGGGGAGCGGTGGGCGCTGATCGCGATCGCCGCCGCGCTGTTCGGTCAGCTGGTGGCGCTGGTCGCGGTACTGGTCTGGGGTGCGCTGGCGTTCGCGTACACCGGGGGGTTGCGGACCTTGCGGGCGCGGTGGATGCGGGTGCCGGTGATGGCCACTGTGGACGCGGCTCTGCACCGCGACGACGGCGTGCTGGCGCGGACGCTGCCGACCACGCGGCGGCCGCTGCTGCTGGCGGTGCTCGGCGCGCTCGGCTCGGCGGGGACGCTGGTGTGGGCGCTGCTCGCGGTGCACGGCGGCGGCGACCTGCCGGTCTTCGTGCCGGTGCTCGCGCTGGTGCTGCTGCTGGGCGCCGCGCAGGCTTCGCGGGCGCCGCACGACGGGTCGCTGGACTGGCTGGTGCCGGCCGCGTTGCGGGCCGCCGAGTACCTGTTCGCCATCGCGGTCGGGGTGGCGGGCCGGGCGCCCGCGTGGCTGATCTTCGGGTACGTCCTGGTGCTGACGCTGCACCACTACGACCTGACCGCCCGGCTGGAGAAGCGGCAGTCGGCGCCGCCGCTGCACGCCGCCACGCTGGGCTGGCCGGGGCGTTCCCTGCTGCTGGCAATCGGGCTGATCGCCGGATATGCGAGTATCGCTCTGGCTACACTCGGTGCGTACCTTCTCGTGGTTTTTGTCGCGAGCGTGGTCCTCGCCTGGGTGGTCCTGCCGGCCCGCGCCCATGGGGGTGTGCGCTCGCCGGGCTGA
- a CDS encoding bifunctional glycosyltransferase/CDP-glycerol:glycerophosphate glycerophosphotransferase encodes MTLISFVVPAFKVQGYLRECLDSILDQPFGDIEVIGVDDASPDDSGEILAEYALRDPRVRPVRLAENVGLGPARNIGLDRAVGEYVWFVDGDDWLVPGCLPHVADRLRDTAPDVLIVDHVRAHWNNIGTRSAMRDVFPVPPGATTFALRDRPETLKLLHTAWNRVVRREFLIERGLRFEPGWYEDVSFSYPALMAAGRIGVLDRICLNYRQRRTGAITKTRGDRHFEVFAQWHRVFGLMDRWKVTGLRPAVFERMIWHYLTVLGNGDRIAPELRAPFFAQMHADYVRFLPPEGYPVPPGPEGLKHRLVAAGRWRTFSALREAHQAGETARRTARRARRRVAPVVRRTARRARDLALGEYYRAELHRPVDPTLAVYAAYWYRGYSCNPAAIYEAARRLAPQVRGVWIVRRDRVATLPPGVEYVVAGTREYHRVLARARWLVNNVNFPDFVRKRPGSVHVQTHHGTPVKVMGLDQQRYPVGAVGMNFAGLLRRVDRWDYSITSNSFSTQMWERAYPADYTTLEVGYPRNDRLALATAEDRGQVRAALGIAPDEYVVLYAPTHREHLPGWRPPFDPDRMLDVLGPRGRLLMRSHYFHDRERRPGGPAADGVLDVSAYDRVEDLYLAADVLITDYSSAMFDYAVLDRPIVVYAPDWDAYRVARGVYFDLLAEPPGAVALDFPGLLDVFRSGAVDDEAAERARTAFRSRFCALDDGHAAERVVRRVFLGETP; translated from the coding sequence GTGACCTTGATCAGCTTCGTCGTACCGGCCTTCAAGGTGCAGGGCTACCTGCGGGAATGTCTCGACTCGATCCTCGACCAGCCGTTCGGCGACATCGAGGTCATCGGTGTCGACGACGCCTCCCCTGACGACAGCGGCGAGATCCTGGCCGAGTACGCGCTGCGCGACCCCCGCGTGCGCCCGGTCCGGCTCGCCGAGAACGTCGGGCTCGGTCCGGCCCGCAACATCGGGCTGGACCGGGCCGTCGGCGAGTACGTGTGGTTCGTCGACGGGGACGACTGGCTGGTGCCCGGCTGCCTGCCGCACGTCGCCGACCGGCTCCGCGACACCGCGCCGGACGTGCTGATCGTGGACCACGTCCGGGCGCACTGGAACAACATCGGCACCCGCAGCGCGATGCGCGACGTGTTCCCGGTGCCGCCGGGCGCGACGACGTTCGCGCTGCGGGACCGGCCGGAGACGCTGAAGCTGCTGCACACCGCGTGGAACCGGGTGGTGCGGCGGGAGTTCCTGATCGAGCGCGGGCTGCGCTTCGAGCCGGGCTGGTACGAGGACGTCTCGTTCAGCTATCCGGCGCTGATGGCCGCCGGGCGGATCGGCGTACTCGATCGGATCTGCCTGAACTACCGGCAACGCCGCACCGGCGCGATCACGAAGACCCGGGGGGACCGGCACTTCGAGGTCTTCGCGCAGTGGCACCGGGTGTTCGGGCTGATGGACCGCTGGAAGGTGACCGGGCTGCGCCCGGCGGTCTTCGAGCGGATGATCTGGCACTACCTCACGGTGCTCGGCAACGGCGACCGGATCGCGCCCGAGCTGCGGGCGCCGTTCTTCGCCCAGATGCACGCCGACTACGTGCGGTTCCTGCCGCCCGAGGGCTATCCGGTCCCGCCCGGCCCGGAAGGGCTCAAGCACCGGCTGGTGGCGGCCGGCCGATGGCGGACGTTCAGCGCGTTGCGCGAGGCGCACCAGGCGGGAGAGACGGCCCGGCGGACCGCCCGGCGGGCCCGGCGGCGGGTCGCACCCGTGGTGCGGCGTACCGCCCGGAGGGCCCGTGACCTGGCGCTGGGCGAGTACTACCGGGCCGAGCTGCACCGGCCGGTCGACCCGACGCTCGCCGTCTACGCGGCCTACTGGTACCGGGGTTACTCGTGCAACCCGGCCGCGATCTACGAGGCGGCCCGCCGGCTCGCGCCGCAGGTGCGTGGCGTGTGGATCGTCCGCCGCGACCGGGTGGCCACGTTGCCGCCCGGCGTCGAGTACGTGGTGGCCGGCACCCGCGAGTACCACCGCGTCCTGGCCCGTGCCCGCTGGCTCGTCAACAACGTCAACTTCCCGGACTTCGTCCGCAAGCGGCCCGGTTCGGTGCACGTGCAGACCCACCACGGCACGCCGGTCAAGGTGATGGGCCTGGATCAGCAGCGCTACCCGGTGGGCGCGGTGGGGATGAACTTCGCCGGCCTGCTGCGCCGGGTGGACCGCTGGGACTACAGCATCACGTCGAACAGCTTCTCGACGCAGATGTGGGAGCGGGCGTACCCGGCGGACTACACCACGCTGGAGGTCGGCTACCCGCGCAACGACCGGCTGGCGCTGGCCACCGCCGAGGACCGCGGCCAGGTCCGCGCCGCGCTGGGCATCGCACCCGACGAGTACGTGGTGCTGTACGCGCCGACGCACCGGGAGCACCTGCCCGGGTGGCGGCCGCCGTTCGACCCGGACCGGATGCTCGACGTCCTCGGGCCCCGGGGCCGGCTGCTGATGCGCAGCCACTACTTCCACGACCGGGAGCGGCGCCCCGGGGGACCGGCGGCGGACGGCGTGCTGGACGTGAGCGCGTACGACCGGGTGGAGGACCTCTACCTGGCGGCGGACGTGCTGATCACCGACTATTCCTCGGCGATGTTCGACTACGCGGTGCTGGACCGGCCGATAGTGGTCTACGCGCCGGACTGGGACGCCTACCGGGTGGCCCGTGGTGTCTACTTCGACCTGCTGGCCGAGCCGCCGGGCGCTGTCGCGCTGGACTTCCCCGGGCTGCTCGACGTGTTCCGTTCCGGCGCTGTCGACGACGAGGCGGCCGAGCGGGCCCGGACGGCGTTCCGGTCGCGGTTCTGCGCCCTGGACGACGGGCACGCCGCCGAGCGCGTGGTGCGCCGCGTGTTCCTCGGCGAAACGCCGTAA
- a CDS encoding ABC transporter ATP-binding protein, translating to MATVALKDVTKVFPDGTVAVDTINLDVNDGEFMVLLGPSGCGKSTVLRMVAGLEDPSSGAIMLGGELANDLPPRDRKIAMVFQDFALYPHMTVGDNIGFPLRLSGVEPGPRGERIQDVASALGIGDVLARKPSQLSGGQRQRVAMGRAIVRRPGLFLMDEPLSNLDSGLRAELRAEISGLTRELGVTTIYVTHDQAEALTMADRVAIMRKGVLQDVGTPTQVYGRPATLYVAAFLGSPRMNLLEASVYVHLDRYVALNLGEQSLYLPWDDIRSRAVAHYHGERIVVGMRAEALTPVAPDTAGDVLHGRIRFLEHHGHESLAFLDIGATAIVVDEMGTAVEQAAPGQRGLRRFNQVMQRLTGRATESSAPAPEAGGGGGNRTSVLPDPGRHHRRPAELAVRLAPYPQVSPGHPLAVQVRMDALHFFDERGDRIDVGWR from the coding sequence GTGGCGACCGTCGCGCTCAAGGATGTCACCAAGGTGTTCCCGGATGGAACAGTCGCGGTCGACACCATCAATCTGGACGTCAACGACGGCGAGTTCATGGTGCTGCTCGGCCCGTCGGGCTGCGGGAAGTCGACGGTGCTGCGCATGGTCGCCGGGCTGGAGGACCCGTCCTCCGGCGCGATCATGCTCGGCGGTGAGCTGGCGAACGACCTGCCGCCACGCGACCGAAAGATCGCCATGGTCTTCCAGGACTTCGCGCTCTATCCGCACATGACAGTCGGCGACAACATCGGCTTCCCGCTGCGGCTCTCCGGCGTCGAGCCCGGCCCGCGCGGTGAGCGGATCCAGGACGTGGCGAGCGCGCTCGGCATCGGCGACGTACTCGCGCGTAAGCCAAGCCAGCTCTCCGGCGGCCAGCGGCAGCGGGTCGCCATGGGGCGGGCGATAGTGCGCCGGCCCGGCCTGTTCCTGATGGACGAGCCGCTGTCGAACCTGGACAGCGGACTGCGCGCCGAGCTGCGCGCCGAGATCTCCGGCCTCACCCGCGAACTCGGCGTCACCACCATCTACGTCACCCACGACCAGGCCGAGGCGCTGACCATGGCCGATCGGGTGGCGATCATGCGCAAGGGCGTGCTCCAGGACGTGGGCACCCCCACCCAGGTGTACGGCCGTCCGGCCACGCTCTACGTCGCCGCGTTCCTCGGCAGCCCTCGGATGAACCTGCTGGAGGCGTCGGTCTACGTCCACCTCGACCGGTACGTCGCGCTGAACCTCGGTGAGCAGTCGCTCTACCTGCCCTGGGACGACATCCGCAGCCGGGCGGTGGCGCACTACCACGGCGAGCGGATCGTGGTCGGTATGCGTGCCGAGGCGCTCACCCCGGTCGCCCCGGACACCGCCGGTGACGTGCTGCACGGGCGCATCCGCTTCCTGGAGCACCACGGGCACGAGTCGCTCGCGTTCCTCGACATCGGCGCCACCGCGATCGTGGTCGACGAGATGGGCACCGCTGTCGAGCAGGCCGCACCGGGCCAGCGCGGCCTGCGCCGGTTCAACCAGGTGATGCAGCGGCTCACCGGGCGTGCGACGGAGTCTTCCGCGCCCGCCCCGGAAGCCGGCGGGGGCGGCGGCAACCGGACGAGCGTGCTGCCCGACCCGGGCCGCCACCACCGCCGTCCGGCGGAACTGGCGGTACGGCTGGCGCCGTACCCGCAGGTGTCGCCCGGGCACCCGCTCGCCGTGCAGGTGCGGATGGACGCGCTGCACTTCTTCGACGAGCGAGGCGACCGCATCGACGTCGGCTGGCGGTGA
- a CDS encoding L-serine ammonia-lyase — MISVFDLFSVGIGPSSSHTVGPMRAARTFVAGLKADGQLADVARVRAELFGSLGATGHGHGSGRAVLLGLEGEVPETVDTDSVGPRVERIRTQRRLDLFGSQGIDFDPDADLVLHRRRSLPYHPNGMTFAAYDAAGNEVRSRTYYSVGGGFVVDEEAAGADRIKPDATRVRHPFLTGAELLKVTTDTGLSISEVMLANELSWRSEADVRAGLLEIWRVMRECVESGCTRDGVLPGGLKVRRRAAEMRRSLEAETGSQDPLRAMDWVTLFALAVNEENAAGGRVVTAPTNGAAGIIPAVLHYYTRFVPGASEEGVVRFLLAAGAIGVLFKENASISGAEVGCQGEVGSACSMAAAGLAEALGGTPEQVENAAEIGMEHNLGLTCDPVGGLVQIPCIERNAVASIKAITAARLALRGDGVHHVSLDKVIKTMRETGADMKVKYKETARGGLAVNVIEC, encoded by the coding sequence ATGATCAGTGTTTTCGATCTTTTCAGCGTCGGTATCGGGCCGTCCAGCTCGCACACCGTCGGGCCGATGCGGGCCGCCCGTACGTTCGTGGCGGGCCTGAAGGCCGACGGGCAGCTCGCCGACGTGGCGCGCGTACGGGCGGAGCTGTTCGGCTCGCTCGGCGCGACCGGGCACGGGCACGGCAGCGGCCGGGCGGTGCTGCTGGGGCTGGAGGGCGAGGTCCCGGAGACTGTCGACACCGACTCGGTGGGGCCGCGTGTGGAGCGGATCCGCACGCAGCGGCGGCTCGACCTGTTCGGCAGCCAGGGGATCGACTTCGACCCGGACGCCGACCTGGTGCTGCACCGCCGGCGCTCGTTGCCGTACCACCCGAACGGGATGACGTTCGCGGCGTACGACGCGGCCGGGAACGAGGTGCGGTCACGCACGTACTACTCGGTCGGCGGCGGCTTCGTGGTGGACGAGGAGGCGGCCGGGGCGGACCGGATCAAGCCGGACGCCACCCGGGTACGGCACCCGTTCCTCACCGGCGCGGAGCTGCTCAAGGTCACCACCGACACCGGGCTGTCGATCAGCGAGGTGATGCTCGCCAACGAGCTGTCCTGGCGCAGCGAGGCGGATGTCCGCGCGGGGCTGCTGGAGATCTGGCGCGTGATGCGCGAGTGCGTGGAGAGCGGCTGCACGCGTGACGGCGTACTCCCGGGTGGGTTGAAGGTCCGGCGGCGCGCGGCCGAGATGCGGCGCAGCCTGGAGGCGGAGACCGGCAGCCAGGACCCGCTGCGCGCGATGGACTGGGTGACGTTGTTCGCGCTGGCGGTCAACGAGGAGAACGCGGCCGGTGGACGGGTGGTCACCGCGCCGACGAACGGCGCCGCCGGGATCATTCCGGCCGTGCTGCACTACTACACCCGGTTCGTGCCCGGCGCCTCCGAGGAAGGCGTGGTCCGGTTCCTGCTGGCCGCGGGCGCGATCGGCGTGCTGTTCAAGGAGAACGCCTCGATCTCCGGCGCCGAGGTGGGCTGCCAGGGCGAGGTGGGGTCGGCGTGTTCGATGGCGGCGGCCGGGCTGGCCGAGGCGCTCGGCGGTACGCCGGAGCAGGTGGAGAACGCCGCCGAGATCGGCATGGAGCACAACCTGGGGCTGACCTGCGACCCGGTGGGTGGCCTGGTGCAGATCCCGTGCATCGAGCGCAACGCGGTGGCCAGCATCAAGGCGATCACCGCGGCCCGGCTGGCGTTGCGTGGCGACGGGGTGCACCACGTGTCGCTGGACAAGGTCATCAAGACCATGCGGGAGACCGGCGCGGACATGAAGGTCAAGTACAAGGAGACCGCGCGGGGCGGGCTCGCCGTCAACGTGATCGAGTGCTGA
- a CDS encoding YybH family protein produces the protein MWEIRTALDGRLATMDRNRVAAWIEAYEQAWRTPGTAALGTMFTPDATYQQGPYREPVVGLPAIVRMWDSERDGPDEVFQMTSEVVAVDGDTAVARVHVRYGDPVHQEWRDLWIMRFAEDGRCLSFEEWPFAP, from the coding sequence ATGTGGGAGATCCGGACGGCCTTGGATGGCAGGCTGGCAACCATGGACAGGAATCGGGTGGCGGCCTGGATCGAGGCGTACGAGCAGGCGTGGCGCACACCGGGCACGGCGGCGCTCGGCACGATGTTCACGCCCGACGCGACCTACCAGCAGGGCCCGTACCGGGAGCCGGTCGTCGGCCTGCCCGCCATCGTCCGCATGTGGGACAGCGAGCGCGACGGACCCGACGAGGTCTTCCAGATGACCTCGGAGGTCGTCGCGGTCGACGGCGACACCGCTGTGGCACGGGTGCATGTCCGGTACGGCGACCCCGTCCATCAGGAGTGGCGCGACCTCTGGATCATGCGGTTCGCCGAGGACGGCCGGTGCCTGTCGTTCGAGGAGTGGCCGTTCGCGCCGTGA
- a CDS encoding helix-turn-helix domain-containing protein: MIRVPLWELFAGELRRLRTDAGLTQEALGERVSYSASLVAAVEQCRRAPRAEFTERCDEVLNGGGLLVRIRDALMQEALMPWFREWVSIEQEATALRSFQPLVVPGLLQTEEYARALHEGASPLVGDAMEQQVAARMARQVVLDRPAPPQFVAVLDHSVLTRAVGGPKVMREQLSHLVEVGRRPRVHLHLVPETVGAYPGLNGAFVLATPADGDDVGYLDNQLHGTIVERHADVKSLRQTWESVRAEAMPHGATLAAITEAAKRWS, from the coding sequence ATGATCCGTGTGCCGTTGTGGGAACTGTTCGCCGGTGAGCTGCGCCGGTTACGTACCGATGCGGGGCTGACCCAGGAGGCCCTCGGCGAGCGGGTGAGCTATTCGGCGTCGCTGGTGGCGGCCGTCGAGCAGTGCCGCCGCGCGCCGCGCGCCGAGTTCACCGAGCGCTGCGACGAGGTGCTGAACGGCGGCGGCCTGCTGGTGCGGATCCGGGACGCGCTGATGCAGGAGGCGCTGATGCCGTGGTTCCGCGAGTGGGTGAGCATCGAGCAGGAGGCGACGGCGTTACGCAGCTTCCAACCGCTGGTGGTCCCCGGTCTGTTGCAGACCGAGGAGTACGCACGCGCGCTGCACGAGGGCGCGAGCCCACTTGTCGGCGACGCCATGGAGCAGCAGGTGGCCGCGCGGATGGCGCGGCAAGTGGTGCTGGACCGCCCGGCGCCCCCGCAGTTCGTGGCGGTGCTCGACCATTCGGTGCTCACTCGCGCCGTCGGCGGCCCGAAGGTGATGCGGGAGCAGTTGTCGCACCTGGTCGAGGTGGGTCGTCGGCCTCGCGTGCACCTGCACCTGGTGCCGGAAACGGTCGGTGCCTATCCAGGGCTCAACGGTGCTTTCGTGCTCGCCACCCCGGCCGACGGTGACGACGTGGGCTACCTGGACAACCAGTTGCACGGCACGATTGTGGAGCGACACGCGGACGTAAAATCACTGCGGCAAACCTGGGAGTCGGTGCGCGCGGAGGCTATGCCGCACGGGGCGACTCTGGCGGCGATCACGGAGGCGGCGAAGCGATGGAGTTGA